GGTCTCCAAGACTCGTGGTTTATTTTACTTTTGGGCCTATGCCTGTTCGAGTATCATCGTGTTGGCCTCACTCTCGCGTGCAGCGCTCGCATTTTTTGCCATGGGCTCCATCGCAACGGTTGCAGTTGGCTTTTTTGACCGCATCTCGATGCGACGCATGCTGACGGTAAGTGTAATGGCACTAGGAGGCGCTTTTATTTTAGCCATGACAGCGGACACTATAATTGCCCGTTTCAATGATGAAGGGAACAGTGCCAGTGGAGAAACTCGCGAGGTCATGAATTTGGCTTCAAAGGCAATGGTTCAGGATAAACCATTCGGCGTCGGTTGGAACAATTTTGGCAAAGCCATTAATCACCCCTACCCTTATGGCGATGTCATCGACGACTGGAACCGTGATCGCGGACAAAAAGTCGACTATGATTATGCCAAAGGTGTTGTGGAAAGTCATTATTGGCTGCTCAAAGCAGAAACTGGCTGGCTGAGTTATCTAACTTTCATGTTATTCATCATCCTGGTGACAGGGCGCACACTCCCACTCATAGTGATGCGTCGCGGTAGCCTCGAAGCTGCGGTTGCAGTAGGCATACTTGTGGGCTTCGGTATCACATATGTGCATAGTAGCCTCGAACGTGTGCTGACACAAACAAAGAACTTAGCGCTCTGGATGACATATATTGGCCTGCTGGGTGCTTTAATCAGACTACCGAAACGCACTCATAGTGAAACAACTCATGCAGAATGAATACACCTAAGTTGATACTCGTCGCAGGCATCTCAGGCTCAGGCAAATCCAGTTT
The nucleotide sequence above comes from Coraliomargarita algicola. Encoded proteins:
- a CDS encoding O-antigen ligase family protein, which translates into the protein MIDIIKAIIIAGGYFVVAPIAGFILSKDRRLEDLAMYVLLFLLGLKIDTTVLMLGSIEWYRGVTKGYEFTMMEVVAIGLIFASFFNAKRKFIWLPAGTILWFMYVAASSLSLISALEVNYVFMSLLKHVKAWLIVYALANYVRSRREVHVVLTGISIMLIYQFFIVAKMKWIDGFYQVRGLFEHQNPLAMFTYMAALPLLAVAMSPAVSKTRGLFYFWAYACSSIIVLASLSRAALAFFAMGSIATVAVGFFDRISMRRMLTVSVMALGGAFILAMTADTIIARFNDEGNSASGETREVMNLASKAMVQDKPFGVGWNNFGKAINHPYPYGDVIDDWNRDRGQKVDYDYAKGVVESHYWLLKAETGWLSYLTFMLFIILVTGRTLPLIVMRRGSLEAAVAVGILVGFGITYVHSSLERVLTQTKNLALWMTYIGLLGALIRLPKRTHSETTHAE